A region of Nitrosomonas stercoris DNA encodes the following proteins:
- a CDS encoding 50S ribosomal protein L17, with protein MRHRNGLRKLNRTSSHRLAMFRNLSNSLLEHEVIKTTLPKAKELRRVVEPIITLGKNPTLASRRLAFARLRNRDNVGKVFSELGPRYQNRNGGYLRILKCGFRKGDNAPMAIIELLDRPEIDSNSHE; from the coding sequence ATGCGCCATCGTAATGGTTTAAGGAAATTAAATAGAACTTCTAGCCATCGTCTGGCGATGTTTAGAAATTTATCTAATTCTTTGCTGGAACATGAAGTAATTAAAACCACCTTACCCAAGGCGAAAGAGCTACGCCGTGTAGTAGAGCCAATTATTACACTAGGCAAAAATCCAACATTAGCTAGTAGGCGTCTTGCTTTCGCCAGATTGAGAAATAGAGATAATGTTGGGAAGGTGTTTTCCGAGTTGGGCCCTCGTTATCAAAATAGAAATGGTGGCTATTTAAGAATTCTTAAATGTGGTTTCAGAAAAGGAGATAATGCTCCGATGGCTATTATTGAATTATTAGATAGGCCAGAAATTGATTCTAATTCACATGAATGA